A single Candidatus Desulfatibia profunda DNA region contains:
- a CDS encoding MBL fold metallo-hydrolase, whose amino-acid sequence MKVTFYGAVREVTGSMHLLATDTDRTLLDCGLFQGRRKETAAKNRNLPLDPQTITSIVLSHAHIDHSGRIPLLTKNHFIGRILCTRATADACKYLLMDSAHIQESDAQYLNYKTVRTFLSAMKTSKNGKKVTNRELNEIKKQLKKEGHNLNTETINEIIDLHGLDGVHPLYTSQDAENALAFFDGYPYRHPVAIGKDMTCTFYEAGHILGSAVSLIKARQNNRSLTVCYTGDLGRFDKPIIKDPVRNFEDIDRNVDLMIMESTYGDRIHEPVKDLRPQLKTVLAQTYDRGGSVIIPAFAFGRTQELLYVLHELYDGNEVPRLPIFVDSPLATNITRVFGEHPEVYDRDTHETFLKKGKNPFFFDKIHFVGSVEESMALNREEKPHIVIAASGMCEAGRVLHHLRHKIHNPRHTILIVGYMAENTLGRRLLELGTAYEQSGRNGPPPLVKFLNKEYPLKAHVVKLGGFSAHGDRIEMIRFLKESNLRIKKIAVVHGEEDQSLAFAKHLENEGFTAMVPKPGETIDIT is encoded by the coding sequence ATGAAGGTAACATTTTACGGCGCTGTTCGCGAAGTTACCGGCTCGATGCACTTGTTGGCAACAGATACGGACCGCACCCTTCTGGACTGCGGACTGTTTCAGGGACGCCGCAAAGAGACCGCCGCAAAAAACAGAAACTTGCCCCTTGATCCGCAAACCATTACCAGCATAGTGCTGTCCCATGCCCATATCGATCATTCGGGACGCATACCCTTGTTGACCAAAAACCATTTTATCGGGCGAATCCTTTGTACCCGCGCGACAGCGGATGCCTGCAAGTATCTTCTGATGGATTCCGCGCACATTCAGGAATCCGATGCACAGTACCTCAACTACAAAACCGTCCGGACGTTTCTGTCCGCAATGAAAACATCCAAAAACGGCAAAAAGGTCACAAACAGAGAGCTGAACGAGATCAAAAAGCAGTTAAAAAAAGAGGGCCACAACCTCAATACCGAGACCATCAACGAAATTATAGACCTTCACGGCCTCGACGGGGTACACCCTCTTTATACCTCACAGGATGCCGAAAACGCGCTCGCTTTTTTTGACGGCTACCCTTACCGCCATCCGGTTGCCATCGGAAAAGACATGACCTGTACTTTTTATGAAGCCGGCCATATTCTGGGATCGGCCGTTTCCCTGATCAAGGCCCGCCAAAACAACCGTTCGCTCACGGTTTGTTATACCGGTGATCTCGGCAGGTTTGACAAGCCGATCATTAAGGACCCTGTGCGCAACTTCGAAGACATCGACCGCAACGTGGATTTGATGATCATGGAAAGCACCTATGGAGATCGCATTCATGAACCTGTAAAAGATTTAAGACCGCAATTGAAAACGGTTCTGGCCCAAACCTATGACAGGGGCGGAAGCGTTATTATTCCGGCATTTGCCTTCGGTCGTACCCAGGAACTTTTGTATGTGCTGCATGAACTCTACGATGGTAATGAAGTCCCGCGGCTGCCGATATTCGTGGACAGCCCCCTGGCAACCAATATTACCCGGGTCTTCGGAGAACACCCTGAAGTGTATGACCGCGACACCCATGAAACCTTTCTGAAAAAAGGTAAAAATCCGTTTTTCTTCGACAAGATTCATTTTGTCGGCTCGGTTGAAGAATCGATGGCGCTCAACCGCGAAGAAAAACCGCACATCGTCATCGCTGCCTCGGGCATGTGTGAAGCCGGGCGCGTTCTGCATCATCTGCGCCACAAGATTCATAACCCGCGGCATACCATCCTGATCGTCGGATACATGGCCGAAAACACCCTTGGCCGTCGCCTTCTGGAACTGGGCACGGCCTACGAACAATCCGGACGTAACGGGCCGCCGCCGCTGGTAAAATTTCTCAACAAGGAGTATCCGCTTAAAGCGCATGTTGTCAAACTGGGAGGATTCAGCGCCCATGGGGATCGCATTGAAATGATTCGTTTTCTAAAAGAATCCAATCTGCGGATCAAAAAAATTGCCGTTGTTCACGGTGAAGAAGACCAGTCGCTCGCATTTGCAAAACATCTGGAAAACGAGGGGTTTACAGCAATGGTGCCAAAACCCGGCGAAACGATCGACATCACTTAA